A genomic segment from Klebsiella africana encodes:
- a CDS encoding acyl CoA:acetate/3-ketoacid CoA transferase, which translates to MSSKFIDAHEAARWVASGDTVCTVGMTLIGAAESILSAIEARFLTAGEPRDLTLLHAAGQSDRQRGIQHFAHPGMVTRLIGSHWGLAPRWMAMINNNEVEAWCLPQGQIVHLYSAMAAGLPGRLSPVGLGTFVDPRIEGGRMNARTREQPNLIEHVTFRGDEYLFYPALPLDVVIVRGTHADEDGNLTTDEEVMKLEVLHAVLAARRYGAKVLAQVKYRVAKGSLHPKSITVPGNLIDAIVVCEDPQTDHRQTSSWAFDPALCGDIQLPAAQNAPLPLDLRKLIGRIACRYLTPGCVINLGTGIPNDVIGAIIHEEQLGEQVTITVESGIYGGQQAGGVDFGIGRNLSAMISHQDQMLYYNGAGVDITFMGAGEMDPHGHVNATRLGASCPGAGGFIDITQNARHVVFCSSFTAKGLEIACEHGALHIRREGEVRKFVAGVNQISYNGELARAKGQTMHYVTERAVFELRPEGPVLTEIAPGIDLERDILAHMDFRPAIAADLQVLDSRLFAPPPCGLAQHLSRNSSSDS; encoded by the coding sequence GTGAGCAGCAAATTTATCGACGCCCATGAGGCGGCGCGGTGGGTCGCCAGCGGCGACACCGTCTGTACCGTCGGGATGACGCTTATCGGCGCGGCGGAGTCCATTTTAAGCGCCATCGAAGCGCGCTTTCTAACCGCAGGCGAACCGCGTGACCTGACGCTGCTGCATGCCGCGGGGCAAAGCGATCGCCAGCGCGGCATCCAGCACTTCGCCCATCCGGGTATGGTGACCCGCCTTATCGGTTCGCACTGGGGGCTGGCGCCGCGCTGGATGGCGATGATCAACAACAACGAAGTGGAAGCCTGGTGTCTGCCGCAGGGACAGATCGTCCATCTCTATAGCGCGATGGCCGCCGGACTGCCGGGGCGGCTTTCCCCCGTCGGTCTCGGTACCTTTGTCGATCCGCGCATAGAGGGCGGAAGGATGAACGCCCGCACCCGCGAACAGCCCAATCTGATCGAGCATGTCACGTTTCGCGGCGACGAATATCTGTTTTATCCAGCCCTTCCTCTGGACGTGGTCATTGTGCGCGGCACCCATGCTGATGAAGACGGCAACCTCACGACCGATGAAGAGGTGATGAAGCTGGAAGTGTTGCACGCCGTTCTCGCCGCCAGACGCTATGGGGCGAAGGTGCTGGCGCAGGTGAAATATCGCGTAGCGAAAGGCTCGCTGCATCCGAAAAGCATCACCGTTCCCGGCAACCTGATCGACGCCATTGTGGTGTGCGAAGATCCGCAGACGGATCACCGCCAGACTTCAAGCTGGGCCTTCGACCCCGCGCTGTGCGGCGATATCCAGCTGCCCGCCGCGCAGAATGCACCGCTGCCGCTGGACCTGCGCAAGCTTATCGGGCGGATTGCCTGCCGCTATCTGACCCCCGGCTGCGTCATCAATCTCGGCACCGGTATTCCCAATGACGTGATTGGCGCCATCATTCACGAGGAACAGCTCGGCGAGCAGGTCACCATCACCGTCGAGTCAGGGATCTACGGCGGGCAGCAGGCGGGTGGCGTGGATTTCGGTATCGGCCGTAATCTGAGCGCGATGATTAGCCACCAGGATCAAATGCTCTACTACAACGGCGCAGGGGTCGATATCACCTTTATGGGCGCTGGCGAGATGGACCCGCACGGGCACGTCAATGCCACACGGCTCGGCGCATCCTGCCCCGGCGCGGGCGGTTTTATCGATATCACCCAGAATGCCCGCCACGTCGTGTTCTGCTCCTCGTTTACCGCCAAAGGGCTGGAGATCGCCTGTGAACACGGGGCGCTGCACATCCGCCGCGAAGGCGAGGTGCGTAAATTCGTCGCCGGGGTAAACCAGATTTCTTACAACGGCGAACTGGCCCGCGCCAAAGGACAAACCATGCATTACGTCACCGAACGGGCGGTTTTCGAACTGCGCCCGGAAGGACCGGTGCTGACGGAAATCGCCCCTGGTATCGATCTTGAGCGCGACATCCTGGCGCATATGGATTTTCGTCCGGCGATCGCCGCAGATCTTCAGGTTTTGGACAGTCGTTTGTTCGCCCCGCCGCCCTGCGGCCTCGCGCAACATCTGTCCCGAAATTCATCCTCTGACTCATAA
- the fabG gene encoding 3-oxoacyl-ACP reductase FabG, protein MKLASKTAIVTGAARGIGFGIAQVLAREGARVIIADRDAHGEAAAASLRESGAKAQFISCNIAEKTQVEALFSQAEEAFGPVDILVNNAGINRDAMLHKLTEADWDTVIDVNLKGTFLCMQQAAIRMRERGAGRIINIASASWLGNVGQTNYSASKAGVVGMTKTACRELAKKGVTVNAICPGFIDTDMTRGVPENVWQIMIGKIPAGFAGEAKDVGECVAFLASDGARYINGEVINVGGGMVL, encoded by the coding sequence ATGAAACTTGCCAGTAAAACCGCCATTGTCACCGGCGCCGCACGCGGCATCGGCTTTGGCATTGCCCAGGTACTTGCGCGGGAAGGCGCGCGAGTGATTATCGCCGATCGTGATGCGCATGGCGAAGCCGCCGCCGCTTCCCTGCGCGAATCGGGCGCAAAGGCGCAGTTTATCAGCTGCAATATCGCAGAAAAAACGCAGGTCGAAGCGCTGTTTTCCCAGGCCGAAGAGGCGTTTGGCCCGGTAGATATTCTGGTGAATAACGCCGGAATTAACCGCGACGCCATGCTGCATAAACTCACCGAAGCGGACTGGGACACGGTAATTGACGTCAATCTGAAAGGCACTTTTCTTTGTATGCAGCAGGCCGCTATCCGCATGCGCGAGCGTGGTGCGGGCCGCATTATCAATATCGCTTCCGCCAGCTGGCTTGGCAACGTCGGGCAAACCAACTATTCGGCGTCAAAAGCCGGCGTGGTGGGAATGACCAAAACCGCCTGCCGCGAACTGGCGAAAAAAGGTGTCACGGTGAATGCCATCTGCCCGGGCTTTATCGATACCGACATGACGCGCGGCGTTCCGGAAAACGTCTGGCAAATCATGATCGGTAAAATCCCTGCGGGTTTCGCCGGCGAGGCGAAAGACGTCGGCGAGTGCGTGGCGTTTCTGGCGTCCGATGGCGCGCGCTATATCAATGGTGAAGTGATTAACGTCGGCGGCGGCATGGTGCTGTAA
- a CDS encoding MFS transporter produces MSAINEKAVNGTQLQRTHKKIYRHLMPLLIVAYIISFIDRTNIGMAKATMSVDIGLSATAFGLGAGLFFLTYAVLEIPSNLFLTRVGARRWIARIMITWGIISCGMAFVTGPTSFYVMRLLLGAAEAGLYPGIIYYLTLWFGREERAKATGLFLLGVCLANIIGAPLGGLLLSLDGMSGWHGWQWMFFIEGLPAIALAFVVWRRLPDKPADARWLNRDDVQAITAVLEKEAEETRHTPSRFSLKTALTTRVFLLLVLIYFTHQFSVYGLSYFLPGIIGSWGQLTPLQIGLLTAIPWIAAAAGGILLPRFARTEQRSRSMLMAGYLVMATGMAIGAIAGHGVALLGFSLAAFMFFAMQSIIFNWLPSIMSGHMLAGSFGLLNCLGLCGGFLGPFILGAFEDRTGAATSGLWFAVALLIIGALVSLFLKSSSSPGAVSVKQAHGEKV; encoded by the coding sequence ATGTCCGCAATAAATGAAAAGGCGGTAAACGGGACGCAGCTGCAACGCACCCATAAAAAAATCTACCGCCATTTGATGCCACTGCTTATCGTGGCGTACATCATCAGCTTTATTGATCGTACCAATATTGGCATGGCGAAAGCGACCATGTCGGTGGATATTGGCCTTTCCGCAACCGCATTCGGCCTCGGGGCCGGGTTGTTCTTTCTCACCTATGCGGTGCTGGAGATCCCCAGCAATCTGTTTTTAACCCGCGTTGGCGCACGGCGCTGGATAGCGCGCATTATGATTACCTGGGGGATCATCTCCTGCGGTATGGCGTTTGTCACCGGGCCTACCTCCTTTTACGTGATGCGCCTTTTGCTCGGCGCCGCCGAAGCAGGGCTCTATCCGGGCATTATTTACTACCTGACCCTCTGGTTTGGCCGCGAAGAGCGCGCAAAAGCCACCGGCCTGTTCCTGCTGGGGGTCTGCCTGGCCAATATTATCGGCGCGCCGCTGGGCGGATTGTTATTAAGCCTTGATGGCATGTCCGGCTGGCACGGCTGGCAGTGGATGTTCTTTATCGAAGGGCTGCCTGCGATAGCGCTGGCGTTCGTCGTCTGGCGCAGGCTGCCGGATAAACCTGCCGACGCCCGCTGGCTGAACCGCGACGACGTACAGGCCATCACTGCGGTGCTGGAGAAAGAAGCCGAGGAGACGCGCCATACGCCGAGCCGTTTTTCCCTGAAAACCGCGCTGACCACCCGGGTGTTTTTGTTGCTGGTGCTGATTTACTTTACCCACCAGTTTTCGGTTTACGGCCTGAGTTATTTCCTGCCGGGGATCATCGGTAGCTGGGGCCAGCTTACCCCGCTGCAGATCGGTCTGCTGACCGCCATTCCGTGGATTGCCGCCGCCGCCGGCGGGATACTGCTGCCGCGATTCGCCCGCACGGAACAGCGTTCCCGCAGCATGCTGATGGCCGGATATCTGGTCATGGCGACCGGTATGGCGATTGGCGCCATTGCCGGCCACGGCGTGGCGCTGCTTGGCTTCTCGCTGGCCGCTTTCATGTTCTTCGCTATGCAATCCATCATCTTTAACTGGCTCCCGTCCATCATGAGCGGGCATATGCTGGCGGGCAGCTTCGGCCTGCTCAACTGCCTCGGGCTGTGCGGGGGCTTTCTCGGGCCGTTTATTCTCGGCGCGTTTGAGGACCGCACCGGTGCGGCAACGTCCGGCTTATGGTTCGCTGTCGCGCTACTGATTATCGGCGCGCTGGTGTCCCTGTTTCTCAAAAGTTCCTCATCCCCAGGCGCCGTATCGGTGAAACAGGCCCACGGCGAAAAAGTGTAA
- a CDS encoding ribokinase has product MSGKVCVFGSFNFDMVARVDRFPVPGESLVACGSITSAGGKGANQATAALKAGANVHYIGKIGNDTFGHFARRHLKGVGFNAVTLLVAEEVPTGNALIYVAGNDAENMIAVDPGANMTVTEDEIASCIPAIGCADVVLVQLENNLSAIEQVVDAGKQAGALVMLNPAPWQPVERALLSKVDLLTPNATEAGLMTGRRVDSLAAAAEAADVLHAQGARNVIITLGASGALLSEQGVKSPIPCFPSHPRDTTGAGDAFNGALAARLACGEPLQAAARFAAAYAAVSVEKQGASSLPEYLEAQERLLRATADYEMA; this is encoded by the coding sequence ATGTCAGGAAAAGTCTGTGTTTTTGGGTCATTCAATTTCGACATGGTCGCCCGGGTGGATCGCTTTCCGGTACCCGGCGAGTCGTTAGTGGCCTGCGGAAGTATAACCAGCGCCGGGGGTAAAGGGGCGAACCAGGCCACCGCCGCGCTGAAAGCGGGGGCAAACGTCCACTATATCGGCAAGATCGGCAATGACACCTTCGGCCATTTTGCCCGCCGTCATCTGAAAGGCGTGGGCTTCAATGCCGTGACGCTGCTGGTTGCCGAAGAGGTCCCCACCGGCAATGCGCTGATTTATGTTGCCGGCAACGATGCCGAAAACATGATTGCTGTCGATCCCGGCGCGAATATGACGGTGACCGAGGATGAAATCGCCAGCTGTATTCCCGCTATCGGCTGCGCGGATGTGGTTCTGGTTCAGCTGGAGAACAATCTTTCCGCCATTGAACAGGTCGTAGACGCCGGCAAACAAGCCGGGGCCCTGGTGATGCTCAATCCCGCGCCCTGGCAGCCCGTTGAGCGCGCCCTTCTTAGCAAAGTGGATTTACTTACACCGAACGCCACGGAGGCCGGGTTAATGACCGGACGCCGGGTTGACAGTCTGGCGGCCGCGGCTGAGGCCGCCGACGTGTTGCATGCTCAGGGCGCGCGCAACGTCATTATCACTCTCGGCGCCAGCGGCGCCCTGCTGAGCGAGCAGGGGGTGAAATCCCCTATTCCCTGCTTTCCTTCTCACCCCCGAGACACTACCGGTGCGGGCGATGCCTTCAACGGCGCCCTGGCGGCGCGGCTGGCCTGCGGGGAACCGCTGCAGGCCGCAGCTCGATTCGCCGCGGCCTATGCCGCCGTCAGTGTCGAAAAGCAAGGCGCTTCATCTTTACCTGAGTACCTGGAGGCACAGGAACGGCTTCTCCGTGCCACCGCTGATTATGAAATGGCATAA
- a CDS encoding VOC family protein produces MRELINTIAHIGYQVSDLTRSLAFYEPLGFQRQQRFSKPSPQGTIEVAFLEMAGAVLELYQLPAGTPFDAPRCGIDHLALEVSDLDAVQQRLAELGYPIDEGPTEEDNVRFLLIRGPDGERLEFDACQH; encoded by the coding sequence ATGCGCGAACTTATCAACACGATTGCTCATATTGGCTATCAGGTCAGTGACTTAACGCGTTCGCTTGCCTTCTATGAACCGCTGGGATTTCAGCGCCAGCAGCGGTTCAGCAAACCCTCACCGCAGGGCACAATAGAAGTCGCGTTCCTGGAAATGGCGGGCGCCGTGCTCGAGCTGTACCAGCTTCCCGCTGGAACGCCCTTTGATGCCCCTCGCTGCGGTATCGATCATCTGGCGCTGGAAGTCAGCGATCTGGATGCGGTGCAACAGCGGCTGGCAGAGCTCGGTTATCCGATCGACGAAGGGCCAACAGAAGAAGACAACGTGCGCTTTCTGCTTATTCGCGGCCCCGATGGCGAACGGCTTGAGTTCGATGCCTGTCAACACTAA
- the fucP gene encoding L-fucose:H+ symporter permease, whose product MSTLITDKVDTAAVQKEKLDTSAYLPHTPWLQFLLVCCLFALWGMAGNLNDILIAQFKKGFDLTDTQTALVQSIFFLGYFFVALPAAALIKRYSYKAAIIIGLCLYALGCFLFVPAAQIMTYGAFLACLGVIACGLSFLETSANTYSSLLGPIQSSTQRINFSQIFNSLGVISGVLIGQVMVFGENDPSHEQLLAMPAAAADVARHQMVGQVVGPYLIIGSVLVVLALVFVFIKFPSCKGTLSQQQQLPTESMGPTLKRLFAIPRFRLGILSQFLYVGAQVGVWSFTIRFVQLVQQGTSEHSATYWLLASLVIYAVGKTVATWLMNRLNPAMLLGTFALAATALLLIAVFSSSMLAVYALILVSFCMAPCWPTNFGLVIKGMGKDTQTAGSIVVMSIIGGAVIPLVMGIISDMNGGNMQIAFVAPLLCFVYVAFYGFWCVRKGV is encoded by the coding sequence ATGAGTACGCTAATTACGGATAAGGTTGATACCGCAGCGGTCCAGAAAGAAAAACTGGACACCAGTGCGTATTTACCCCATACCCCCTGGCTGCAATTTTTACTGGTCTGTTGCCTGTTTGCGCTATGGGGGATGGCGGGCAACCTGAATGATATTTTGATCGCCCAGTTTAAAAAGGGCTTCGATTTAACGGATACCCAGACGGCGCTGGTGCAGTCGATATTTTTCCTCGGCTACTTTTTTGTCGCCCTGCCTGCGGCGGCGCTGATTAAGCGTTATTCCTATAAAGCGGCGATTATTATCGGGTTGTGCCTGTACGCCCTCGGCTGCTTCCTGTTCGTTCCCGCCGCACAGATCATGACCTACGGCGCGTTCCTCGCCTGCCTGGGGGTGATCGCCTGCGGACTCTCTTTTCTGGAAACGTCGGCAAATACCTACTCCAGCCTGCTGGGCCCGATTCAGTCCTCCACCCAGCGCATTAACTTTTCGCAGATCTTCAACTCGCTGGGCGTGATTTCCGGCGTGCTGATTGGCCAGGTGATGGTCTTTGGCGAAAACGATCCGAGCCATGAACAACTGCTGGCGATGCCCGCCGCCGCCGCAGATGTGGCACGCCATCAGATGGTCGGTCAGGTGGTCGGGCCCTATCTAATTATCGGCTCCGTACTGGTGGTGCTGGCGCTGGTGTTCGTGTTTATTAAATTTCCGTCGTGCAAGGGCACGCTCTCTCAACAACAGCAACTCCCGACGGAAAGCATGGGGCCGACGCTGAAACGCCTGTTTGCTATCCCGCGCTTTCGCCTCGGGATCCTATCGCAGTTTTTGTACGTCGGCGCCCAGGTTGGCGTATGGAGCTTCACGATTCGCTTTGTGCAGCTCGTGCAGCAGGGCACCAGCGAGCATTCCGCGACTTACTGGCTGCTGGCTTCGCTGGTGATTTATGCCGTGGGTAAAACCGTAGCCACCTGGTTGATGAACCGCCTGAATCCGGCAATGCTGCTCGGTACCTTTGCCCTGGCCGCCACCGCCCTTTTACTGATTGCCGTATTCAGCAGTTCAATGCTGGCGGTCTATGCGCTCATTCTGGTCAGCTTCTGTATGGCGCCATGCTGGCCGACGAACTTTGGTCTGGTGATCAAAGGAATGGGGAAAGATACCCAGACCGCAGGCTCGATCGTGGTGATGTCGATTATCGGCGGGGCCGTTATTCCGCTGGTGATGGGCATTATTTCGGATATGAATGGCGGCAATATGCAAATCGCCTTTGTCGCTCCGCTTCTGTGCTTTGTGTATGTCGCTTTCTACGGCTTCTGGTGCGTGCGTAAGGGGGTATAA
- a CDS encoding thiolase family protein — MTQANDIVIVSGVRTAIGTFNGSLKHTHQHDLGAAVIREAIARAGIAPQDIDETIVGNVGQIAESGFIARICQLRAGIPQESTAYSVNRQCGSGLQALADGMMQLQSGQAEVVVACGTENMTQLPYYLRKARDGYRMGHGELEDGLISILTWPEGPYHNGITAENVAQRFGITREAMDDFAWSSQQKALKAIAEGRFREQILALEVPDGKKATRLFATDEHPRDTPREKLATLRPAFKADGVVTAANSSGINDGAAALVMMTRQQAEKRGLTPRMRIRGWAVAGCGAEIMGFGPAPATRRLMDRLNIDVQSIDLIELNEAFAAQALAVMNDLRLDPARVNVNGGAIALGHPVGASGAILPVKLMYEMARSGARTGLVTMCIGGGQGISMLFEREGA; from the coding sequence ATGACCCAGGCTAATGATATTGTAATTGTCAGCGGCGTCCGTACCGCTATTGGCACATTTAACGGCAGTCTTAAACATACCCATCAGCATGACCTTGGGGCCGCCGTCATTCGCGAAGCCATTGCCCGCGCCGGGATTGCGCCGCAGGATATCGACGAAACTATCGTCGGTAACGTCGGGCAAATCGCCGAAAGCGGTTTTATCGCGCGCATCTGTCAGCTGCGCGCGGGGATCCCGCAGGAGAGCACTGCCTATTCCGTTAACCGCCAGTGCGGCTCCGGACTTCAGGCCCTGGCGGACGGCATGATGCAGCTGCAAAGCGGCCAGGCCGAGGTGGTCGTCGCCTGCGGCACTGAAAATATGACCCAGTTGCCCTACTACCTGCGTAAAGCGCGCGATGGCTATCGCATGGGCCATGGCGAGCTGGAAGATGGCCTGATCTCCATTCTTACCTGGCCGGAAGGCCCTTATCACAACGGCATCACCGCGGAAAACGTCGCGCAACGCTTCGGTATTACCCGCGAAGCGATGGACGATTTTGCCTGGTCGAGCCAGCAGAAGGCACTAAAGGCGATCGCGGAGGGTCGCTTTCGCGAGCAGATCCTGGCCCTTGAGGTGCCGGACGGCAAAAAAGCGACCCGCCTGTTTGCGACCGATGAACATCCGCGCGATACCCCGCGCGAAAAGCTCGCCACGCTGCGTCCGGCGTTTAAAGCCGACGGCGTAGTGACGGCGGCCAATTCATCGGGCATTAACGACGGCGCAGCGGCGCTGGTGATGATGACCCGCCAGCAGGCGGAAAAACGCGGCTTAACCCCGCGCATGCGCATTCGCGGCTGGGCTGTCGCCGGCTGCGGGGCAGAGATTATGGGGTTTGGCCCCGCTCCCGCGACCCGACGCCTGATGGACCGTCTCAATATAGACGTGCAGTCCATCGATTTAATAGAACTCAATGAAGCTTTCGCCGCTCAGGCGCTGGCGGTGATGAACGATCTGCGTCTCGACCCGGCCCGCGTTAACGTCAACGGCGGCGCGATCGCCCTCGGCCACCCGGTAGGTGCCAGCGGTGCGATCCTGCCGGTCAAACTGATGTATGAAATGGCGCGCAGCGGCGCACGCACTGGTCTGGTCACCATGTGCATCGGCGGTGGCCAGGGGATTTCTATGCTGTTCGAGCGCGAAGGCGCTTAG
- a CDS encoding SMP-30/gluconolactonase/LRE family protein: protein MRIEVLLDLKTRLGESPVWDVEQQRLWWVDSLDGRLFACNAQGGAIKSWDVRQKIGSFALRQNGEGAVVALQNGVHLLDFASGELTLLHHPEADRPFNRLNDGKVDRQGRFLFGSMDMREEEPSGALYRLDADLSLHVLKKDIIVSNAPCWSPSGETFYFADTWTGEICAWDYNTATGELSGERIFCHVDRSEGGAADGATVDSEGYLWNALVYAGKLVRYTPEGKVDRIIEMPVKKVTSVMFGGENLDVLYVTSMAQPPLPRFPEDNQLRGSLFAIYDLGVTGVAERRFAG from the coding sequence ATGCGCATTGAAGTGTTACTGGATTTAAAAACCCGACTCGGCGAAAGCCCGGTCTGGGATGTCGAACAGCAGCGTCTTTGGTGGGTGGACAGCCTCGACGGGCGCCTGTTCGCCTGCAACGCACAGGGCGGCGCGATCAAGAGCTGGGACGTGCGACAGAAAATTGGCTCTTTCGCCCTGCGCCAGAACGGCGAAGGCGCGGTGGTGGCGCTGCAGAATGGCGTTCATCTGCTCGACTTCGCCAGCGGCGAGCTGACGCTGTTGCACCATCCGGAAGCGGACCGACCCTTTAACCGGCTCAACGACGGCAAAGTCGATCGTCAGGGACGCTTTCTGTTCGGGTCAATGGATATGCGCGAAGAGGAACCGAGCGGCGCGCTATATCGCCTGGACGCCGATCTGTCCCTGCACGTGCTGAAGAAAGACATTATCGTCTCTAACGCCCCCTGCTGGAGCCCCTCCGGCGAGACGTTCTATTTTGCCGATACCTGGACGGGCGAAATCTGCGCCTGGGACTACAACACCGCGACCGGCGAGCTTTCCGGCGAACGGATCTTTTGCCATGTCGATCGCAGCGAAGGCGGCGCGGCGGATGGCGCCACCGTGGACAGCGAAGGCTATCTGTGGAACGCGCTGGTCTACGCGGGCAAGCTGGTGCGCTATACCCCGGAAGGCAAGGTTGATCGCATCATTGAGATGCCGGTGAAAAAAGTGACCAGCGTGATGTTCGGCGGCGAAAACCTTGATGTGCTGTACGTCACCTCCATGGCGCAGCCGCCCCTCCCGCGCTTCCCGGAAGATAATCAGCTGCGCGGCAGCCTGTTCGCCATTTACGACCTGGGCGTGACCGGCGTAGCGGAACGGCGCTTTGCCGGCTAA
- a CDS encoding class I adenylate-forming enzyme family protein — MNSTSADFQNLYQALSHSAARSPDALALAFEDQRYLYRDFHLRVQRAMAQLDRGWSLRKGDRILLAWGNHPAFCEVLFAALGLGIEVVPFSTKLKQAESEALVGHIAPRVVLFDGTVQDWLKHTPDARAVSLSEWQALCLPEPLTHPPVPVNRDDTAVMMFTSGTTGEPKGAIITHNNLLCAIDAYTQKLNLSAADSTILAVPIYHITGLSALLALFISLGASIWLQHRFNAPQVITTLREQNITFLHGSPTIFILLCQAAREQSASHPGDFPALRTIACGAGHLSDGLIKELKTLFPHTAIQPIYGLTETTSPATIFPGDVWGSDKCGSSGQAIPGLAITIRNDRQEPLPAGQIGHIWLKGDVVIREYWQHSERRPSCDAQGWFCTGDLGYLDDEGWLYIKDRSKDMINRGGEKIYSLELENILSTYRGVREVAVIPTPSPVYGEEPVAFIVPDGQHHLTSEEILDWLKVKIARFKLPARIIFTRVLPRTHNGKVSKQQLKTRLAESIITLSTEDKK, encoded by the coding sequence ATGAACAGCACCTCCGCCGACTTCCAGAATCTGTACCAGGCCCTGAGCCACAGCGCCGCCCGCAGCCCGGATGCCCTGGCGCTGGCGTTTGAGGATCAGCGCTATCTGTACCGCGATTTTCATCTGCGGGTTCAGCGGGCGATGGCGCAGCTTGATCGCGGCTGGTCGCTGCGCAAAGGCGACCGTATTCTGCTGGCCTGGGGGAATCATCCCGCTTTTTGCGAAGTCCTTTTTGCCGCGCTGGGTCTGGGCATCGAAGTCGTGCCTTTCAGCACCAAGCTTAAGCAGGCCGAAAGCGAGGCGCTGGTAGGTCATATCGCTCCCCGGGTTGTTCTGTTCGATGGGACCGTGCAGGACTGGCTGAAACACACCCCCGACGCGCGCGCGGTTTCACTCAGCGAATGGCAGGCGCTCTGTCTTCCCGAACCGCTGACCCACCCGCCGGTCCCGGTGAATCGTGACGATACAGCGGTGATGATGTTCACCTCCGGCACCACCGGAGAGCCTAAAGGGGCGATTATCACGCACAATAACCTGCTCTGCGCGATTGACGCCTATACGCAAAAACTGAATCTCAGCGCCGCGGATAGCACCATTCTGGCGGTGCCTATCTACCACATCACCGGCCTGTCGGCGCTGCTGGCGCTGTTTATTAGCCTCGGCGCGAGCATCTGGCTACAGCATCGGTTCAACGCCCCGCAGGTGATCACCACCCTGCGCGAGCAAAACATTACCTTTCTGCACGGCTCGCCCACCATTTTTATCCTCCTTTGCCAGGCTGCTCGCGAGCAGAGCGCCAGCCATCCCGGCGATTTTCCAGCATTGCGCACGATTGCCTGCGGCGCGGGCCACCTGAGCGATGGACTGATCAAGGAGTTAAAAACCCTGTTCCCGCATACCGCGATTCAGCCAATCTACGGCCTCACTGAAACGACCTCGCCTGCGACGATTTTTCCGGGCGACGTCTGGGGCAGCGATAAATGCGGCAGTTCAGGTCAGGCGATCCCGGGTCTCGCCATTACCATCCGCAACGATCGTCAGGAGCCCCTGCCCGCCGGGCAAATCGGACATATCTGGTTAAAAGGCGATGTGGTGATCCGCGAATACTGGCAGCACAGCGAACGACGCCCGAGCTGCGATGCGCAGGGCTGGTTTTGTACCGGCGATCTGGGCTATCTCGACGACGAAGGCTGGCTGTACATCAAAGACCGCAGCAAGGACATGATCAATCGCGGCGGCGAGAAAATTTATTCGCTGGAGCTGGAAAACATTCTTTCTACCTACCGGGGAGTACGGGAAGTGGCCGTCATCCCGACCCCCAGCCCGGTCTACGGCGAAGAGCCCGTGGCGTTTATCGTGCCGGACGGCCAGCATCACCTGACCAGCGAAGAGATCCTCGACTGGCTGAAGGTCAAAATCGCCCGCTTTAAGCTGCCGGCGCGGATTATTTTCACCCGTGTTTTACCGCGTACCCACAACGGCAAAGTAAGTAAACAGCAGCTCAAAACGCGTCTCGCAGAATCCATCATCACGCTATCAACGGAGGATAAAAAGTGA